One Chanodichthys erythropterus isolate Z2021 chromosome 10, ASM2448905v1, whole genome shotgun sequence DNA segment encodes these proteins:
- the LOC137029387 gene encoding C3a anaphylatoxin chemotactic receptor-like, whose protein sequence is MNEPYYNNDMNSSENDCLGCIHESETYSVSPEVKKSMSVISLVVYSLTFLLGVPGNIFVVYIAGMKMKRTVNTIWFLNLATADLLCCLSIPFSIAEILLDHHWPYGSVMCKILPSVVVINMFASVFTLNLISLDRVTQVITPVWAQNHRNLFLARLSCVVAWVLALVLSLPFMILRHTFIDEHSNTTHCTLLANEENLSTCGLLSIIRFVFGFLIPLICITSCYGIIAQKLGSSHFRSGRAFRIMLAVIVAFFLCWLPYHMVDLIIWYGDDSSYLTALAVDPLAISLAYINSCLNPILYVFMGQDFKKRVKLSLRRVFERAFSEEGTQMSRSTQSQQMHSML, encoded by the coding sequence ATGAATGAGCCTTATTACAATAACGACATGAACTCAAGTGAAAATGATTGTCTGGGGTGTATTCATGAAAGTGAGACATACTCAGTGTCTCCAGAGGTGAAGAAGTCTATGAGTGTGATTTCTCTGGTCGTCTACAGCCTGACGTTTCTCCTCGGAGTTCCTGGAAACATCTTTGTTGTGTACATTGCTGGAATGAAGATGAAGAGGACTGTTAATACAATATGGTTTCTCAATCTAGCGACAGCTGACCTCCTGTGCTGCCTTTCCATACCGTTCAGTATAGCAGAGATCCTTCTTGACCATCACTGGCCGTATGGATCCGTCATGTGCAAGATTCTCCCCTCTGTTGTAGTTATTAACATGTTTGCCAGTGTTTTCACCTTGAACTTGATTAGTCTAGATAGAGTCACCCAGGTGATCACACCGGTTTGGGCTCAAAATCATCGCAACTTGTTTCTTGCACGGCTGTCCTGTGTAGTGGCCTGGGTTCTGGCTTTGGTGCTCAGCTTGCCCTTTATGATATTAAGACATACTTTCATTGATGAGCATTCGAACACCACACATTGCACATTACTTGCTAATGAAGAAAATCTGTCAACATGTGGATTGTTGAGTATCATCAGATTTGTGTTTGGCTTTTTGATACCTCTCATATGCATCACATCATGCTATGGAATCATCGCACAGAAGTTAGGCAGCAGTCATTTTCGCTCTGGCAGAGCGTTTCGCATCATGTTAGCTGTTATTGTGGCATTTTTTCTGTGCTGGCTGCCGTATCACATGGTGGACTTAATAATATGGTACGGAGATGATTCAAGTTATTTAACGGCTTTGGCAGTGGATCCATTGGCCATCTCTTTGGCGTATATCAACAGCTGCCTGAATCCCATTCTGTATGTTTTCATGGGGCAGGATTTTAAGAAAAGAGTTAAACTTTCTCTAAGACGTGTTTTTGAAAGGGCTTTCTCTGAGGAAGGAACACAGATGTCACGATCCACCCAGTCACAGCAAATGCACTCAATGTTGTGA
- the LOC137029388 gene encoding C3a anaphylatoxin chemotactic receptor-like has protein sequence MRDIYRINSTLDNINSSKMNESYYNYDMNSSGYDCLECFPESETYSVSPEVRNSMSVISLVVFSLTFLLGVPGNIFVVYIAGMKMKRTVNTIWFLNLATADLLCCLSIPFSIAEILLDHHWPYGSVMCKILPSVVVINMFASVFTLNLISLDRFTQVITPVWAQNHRNLFLARLSCVVAWVLALVLSLPFMILRHTFIDEYSNTTYCTFHADEDLSTSGLLSIIRFVFGFLIPLICITSCYGIIAHKLGSSHFRSGRAFRIMLAVIVAFFLCWLPYHMVDLIIWYGNKSSFFSAVDPLAISLAYINSCLNPILYVFMGQDFKNKVKLSLRRVFERAFSEEGTQMSRSTQSQQMHSV, from the coding sequence ATGCGTGATATTTACAGGATAAACAGCACTTTGGACAACATCAACTCAAGCAAAATGAATGAGTCTTATTACAATTATGACATGAACTCAAGTGGATATGATtgtctggaatgttttcctgaaAGTGAGACATACTCAGTGTCTCCAGAGGTGAGGAATTCTATGAGTGTGATTTCTCTGGTCGTCTTCAGCCTGACGTTTCTCCTCGGAGTTCCTGGAAACATCTTTGTTGTGTACATTGCTGGAATGAAGATGAAGAGGACCGTTAATACAATATGGTTTCTCAATCTAGCGACAGCTGACCTCCTGTGCTGCCTTTCCATACCGTTCAGTATAGCAGAGATCCTTCTTGACCATCACTGGCCATATGGATCCGTCATGTGCAAGATTCTCCCCTCTGTTGTAGTTATTAACATGTTTGCCAGTGTTTTCACCTTGAACTTGATTAGTCTAGATAGGTTCACCCAGGTGATCACACCGGTTTGGGCTCAAAATCATCGCAACTTGTTTCTTGCACGGCTGTCCTGTGTAGTGGCCTGGGTTCTGGCTTTGGTGCTCAGCTTGCCCTTTATGATATTAAGACATACTTTCATTGATGAGTATTCGAACACCACATATTGCACGTTTCATGCTGATGAAGATCTGTCAACATCTGGATTGTTAAGTATCATCAGATTTGTGTTTGGCTTTTTGATACCTCTCATATGCATCACATCATGCTATGGAATCATCGCACACAAGTTAGGCAGCAGTCATTTTCGCTCTGGCAGAGCGTTTCGCATCATGTTGGCTGTTATTGTGGCATTTTTTCTGTGCTGGTTGCCGTATCACATGGTGGACTTAATAATATGGTATGGAAataaatcaagttttttttcgGCAGTGGATCCATTGGCCATCTCTTTGGCGTATATCAACAGCTGCCTGAATCCCATTCTGTATGTTTTCATGGGGCAGGATTTTAAGAACAAAGTTAAACTTTCTCTAAGACGTGTTTTTGAAAGGGCTTTCTCTGAGGAAGGAACACAGATGTCACGATCCACCCAGTCACAGCAAATGCACTCAGTGTAG